Genomic DNA from Klebsiella variicola:
GAGATAAGTCCTAAAGATAAAGTGAAATAACAACAAACATCAGACAAATGATATTTTGACCTTTTTCGCTTAACATATAAACATGACAACAGGGTGTCAGAAAAAGATAAACATCGTTTAGTTACATGGAGTTAGAGTGGGAGGTGAGTGTTACTGAAGTGTTATTCAAAGCCTCCTGAATGCTAAATACAAATAACAACCAGAGGCTTCATGAGAAACATAAATTTAACCTCATCATGCCCAAAACCTTGCGCATGATGAGGGTTTACTTATTCTGAAGAGAGGAAATTGTCGAGATACGGTACCACCCGATTAACTGATGTCTGGAAAACACCGTTTTCAATCCAGTACAGGGTATCCCCGCCGGGCCGTAAATTAAACGCGGTGATGTAAGAATCGGCAGCCAGTCGGTTCTCTCCTTTCATCTCATAGACTTTGCCTAACAGCACATAATTCAGCCACGACATCTCTAAATCAATCGCACTGTTAATCGCGGTATTCGCTTCGTCGACTTTACCCTTACCCAACGAATCTACCGCTTTTATTTGATAATAAATCGCCATGTCTTTAATACCCGGCATCTCCCCTACCCGCTCAACCTCACTGTAGAGGGCAGCTAGCTGTTTATCGTCCAGCGGCTGCTGCGAATGGCGTAATACATCCACCAGCGTTTTTTCGGCATAGGCGTAAATAAAATCCGGCGCCCGCTTAATCACATCATCCAGCAGGCTACTGGCTTTACTTAATGAATCAACATCGCCCTTCATTAACAGCTGATGCGACTGGTAGAAATAGGTTAACGCCACGCTCTGCGAGGGCTGATATTGCCTGAGCATCGCCTGCATCCGCGCCGGCCACGGTTGCGTCAGGGCATCCGACAGGCTGTTCATCAGATCGTTCTGAATGGTCAGCTGGTTGTCGTTGGTCACAAAGTAGCGTTTATCCAGCATCGTCGAGCTGTCGGCGTTATCCACCAGCTGGACCGACATAAAGCACTGCTGCGCCCGATAGTGGCGCTGATTGACGAACTCAATGGTCAGCGTTTTCCCGGAGCTGCTCGGCTCATTGATGTTGTAGTCCGTTTTGTCATGCACCATAAAGGTCGAGAAGGTGTTCAGCGAGGTGGTGATCAGGCTGGCCAGGCCGACCGCGTAGGAGTGCTGCGACGACCAGTTGGCGCAGGAGTTACCATTGACCAGGTGGATATCGATATCGCGCGGATTGAGCAGCAGGCGCGCCTTGTTGACCGGCGGCCGCGACTCCATGCTCGACAGCGCCACCAGCGCCACACAGGTGCCCAGCGCCAACAGGAACAGCCCCCACACCAGGGCGGTGGTGAGGCGTTTGCGGGCCGATGGCGCGCTGGCGACAGCGGGAGCCGCCGCTGGCGCTGTCACCGGCGCGGTAAGATCGGCGGAGGAGTCGGGGGCTTCTGGCGGCCCACCGGCAGCCGGTGGCACGGGAATAGCGGTCGACGACGAAGGCGTCAGCGCCTCCACCTGCGGGGCGAGTTCCTCCCCCTCCTCGGTGCACCAGATCACCGGCACCGTGAGCTTATACCCCCGTTTGGGTACCGTCGCGATGTACTCAAGGCTAACGTCGTCGCCGTCTTTGAGCGACTTGCGCAGTTCGGAAATACTCTGCGTGACGACGTGGCTGGTCACAACGTTCCGGGTCCAGACGTTTTCGATAAGCTCGTCCCGGCTAAGCACTTCCCCCGGATGGCGGGCAAAAAAGACCAGAAGATCGATTAAACGCGGTTCAAGGGTAAGCTGGCGCCCCTTCCTGCTGATTTGGTTTACAGAGGGGGTTACCAGCCATTCACCGACGCGAACAACAGGTTGTAGCATACAAGAAAGCCCCAGACAAAAAGGGAAAGGCGCGATGATAACACATTTGTCCTACCTATTTTTGCCAGGGGTCACTCCCTCAGGCATTAGGTCAGAATTGGCTTTTTATTAACAATAAAAAGCAATAATTCATTAACATCGTGATCATGAAATTTATATATAGCGATAAAAACGCATTTCCGCTGCCGCAATTGCCTAAGGCAATTCCGATGGCAGAAAAAAAATGAGCCCGGAGGCTTAACGCGCTCCAGGCTCAATGCGTCGCGCGCCGCTACGGCACGCTTTTAAAAAGGTTATTTATACACTTCCGCTGTGGCTTCGAAGTTTGGACCATGCTCGCGCGCGGCGGTAATCACGTAATATTTTCCGCCTTTCTCATCGGCCAGCTTAGAGAGCTGATCGTGCAGATCGGAAGGTGAAGAGAACTCGCCACCGGACGGCCCTACCGAGATCGGTCCGACCTTGGTCAGTTTGAAGTGTTTCACTTCTTCTTTGGTGATCAACTGTGCGGCGGACGCGCCAAATGCAACGGCGGAAAGGGCTAACGCGACTATCACTTTTTTCATCCTGCAATCTCCTTGGAATTAGCCTTCAGTCAGGCTCTTTCAGTATAGACGGCGATTTACTGAGCGTGCTACCGATGCGCTTATTTTTCGGCCGAAGCGTTCAGTAACGCGGCGGTACCCCTTCCGGGCGAGTCTTAAAACGCCGGTGCAGCCACATATATTGCTCGGGCGCCATCAGGATGCACTGTTCGATAATCTGATTCATCCAGGCCGCCGTGACCTCGGCGCTCGCCAGCGGCGGCGTGCGCTCTGGCGTCAGAGAGATCAATTCATACCCCATGCCGTTGGGCTTGCGCCGCGGAACAAACGGCACAATCGTCGCCCCGGACATTTTCGCCAGCATCCAGGTGCCGGTGGTGGTCGCCGCCTGCTCGACGGCAAACAGCGGGGCAAAAACGCTGCTGGCCGGGCCGTAATCGTGATCTGGCGCGTACCAGAGGATCTCCCCCTCTTTCAGCGCCCTGACCATCCCTTTCAGATTTTTTCGATCCAGCATGGTCTTGTTCGAACGCAAGCGTCCCCAGGTCTGCAGCCAGTCAATCAGCGGGTTATCATTGGGCCGGTAGACGCCAATGCCCGGGGTAAACATGCCATACATTCGCGCCCCCATTTCGAGGGTCAGAAAATGAATACCGATCAGTAAGATGCCCTGCTTTTGTTCCAGAAGCTCCACCACCTCGTTAACGCCGCTGGTCTCGGTCCAGCGCGCCACCCGGTGCGTCGGCCAGAACCAGGCCATGCCGGTCTCCATCAGCCCCATGCCCAGCGATTCAAAGTTTTTCACCAGCAGCGCCTCGCGGTCGGCGGCGCTCATCTCGGGAAAGCAGAGTTCGAGATTACGTCTGGCAATCCGCGCGCGGCTTTTCATCACCCGCATTGCCAGCCGCCCAAGCGCCGTTCCCAGACGGTAGATCACCGGATACGGTAATTGCACCAGCAGCCACAAAAAGCCAATTCCCAGCCACAACAGCCAGTAACGCGGGTGCAAAAGCGCGCGGGAAAATTTGGGTAAATTTGACATAGTAATCCTGTTAATTCACTCAATAATAGCTGAGCAAAAACCGCGAAATAAAGTAGCGGATCCTGCATGTTATATTTTTCCAATTCGTGCGGTAATACTCAGACACAAAGGGCGTTATTATACGTCGCTCCTTGAGTAATTTCAGCCCTTGCGATGACGGCTACTCTATTATTAGGCAGATCGCGTAAAATTTCCTGTTTAATGCATAAATAAATAAACCTAACCTCTACGGCGCGGCCGATTGTCGATAAAATCGCCAGTACATTTGCCTCAGCCTCTCGACCAGTGCCTCGTTTACTCACGCTCTATTATGGCGATAGCAAACGCAAACAGGCCGTTCAGCCCGGTCTGATATGGCCAGCATGCGGTTATTTGTGACTGGGGCAAAGGTTAAGCATCGACATTGCGGATCCTTTTCCCAGATATGCTACGTTTACAGCGCTCATTCGACGCAAGTGCCTTTGCCGACGTCGCCGCTTTCAGAAGCCATAGTGAGAAGGAACTATGACAATGAATTATCAATTAGTGAAGCAAGTCAGAGAAAATAGCCCATTAAGAAAAAGCTTCATTGACCTTGCCGTTAAGACTTTTGATCTGTCTTTTGAAGAGTGGTATCAGCAAGGTTACTGGACCGACGCCTATATCCCCTACGCCTTTGTCGAACGCAATAAAGTTATCGCTAACGCCTCGGCCAATATCATCGACCTGCGCTGGCAGGGCGAGCCCCGGCGTTATATTCAGATTGGCACCGTGATGACCGAACCGGACCACCGTAATAAGGGATTAGCCGGCCAGCTTATCCATCACATCCTGCAGGACTGGCAGCAGGAGGCGGACGCCTTCTTTTTATTCGCCAATCCCACCACGGTGGATTTTTACCCCAAATTTGGCTTCACCCGCAGCGAAGAGCATCAATATATTATGCCGGTTTCCCCGCGAGCCGGTGATTTTCGTAAACTGGATATGGACAGCGCTGACGATGTCGCCCTGCTCCGCCATTACTATGAAAAATCCAACCCGTTCTCACCGCTGCGGGTGGAGCATAACTTTGGCCTGCTGATGTTTTACTGCTCAGCCTTTATGAAGCATTTTGTTTATTACTCGGCAAAAAATGAGGCAGTGGTCATCGCCATGCAAAACGGTCCGGTGCTGATCTGCTTTGACCTCTTCTGCGAGGAGGGTAAGAGCCTGTCGACGCTGGTCAACGAACTGGCCGATGACCATGTTTACCAGGCCATCCTCGGTTTTACCCCTAATGAAGACCGGCTCGGCGAGTATGAGAAAATAGAGGGAGAAGATATCCTCTTCGTCTATGACCAGAAGGAAAACCTGTTTAAAGACAGGAAGTTGATGTTTCCTTTACTGGCGCATGCCTGACGACGCCACGCCGTCAGGCCGATCAGTTATAAGTCGCCACGAAGGTCGCGCTGGCGTTCGCCTCGCCCGCAGTCACTGCGGGCTGCGTCTGGATATAGCGGGCCTGATAGGATAAACGATAGTTCGTCTGACTGCCTTTATTCCCGGACCAGACCTGGCTCACCTGGTTTAGCGGCACCAGCGCGCCGCCGGCGCTGAGGATTTGCACGCCAAGTCCGGATGCGCCTTCAGGTTGGTCATCGATTTTAATCACCTCGTTGGCGGCGACAGCGCTGTCCACCGTCGCGTTAAACTGCATAAACACGCTGCCGACATTTTCACAGTTCGTCAGGTTGATGTTAAAAGGAACCGGGGCGGTGGTGCTGTTGAGCCCGGTAAACGCGGTTTTGTTATGCCGCCCGAGGAAGACGTTAATGTTTTTACTGTCGTCAGTAATCTTGCAGGTGGGTGATTTGACCTGAATACAGAGCCCACTGACGCTAAAGCGCATCGCCTGTACTCCGCCAAGATAAATATCGCCAAGGTAATCGTTAAAGCAATACTCGCCCGGCGGCGGTAGACCGCCGTTATCGGCAATCCGCCAGAAATAGATGGTCGGTTTTTTATTTTCCGCCTGAAATGCGCGCTGGCCGGAAAATACCGGCGCTGAGGGCCAGGCCGTGAACAGGGGATCGAAATTAATGCCATCCTGTTCCCCCATCTGGAAGCTGTAACCAATGCCCGGCAGGCGGTCGATGCTGTAGATATCCCCGGGCTTGCCGTCTCCCGCCGGGCCGACCCGTGAGCCGCCGATGCTCTGAAACCCGCCGGGCTCGCTGCCGCTGCAGGCGATCTCCCAGCGTTCGTTATTAGTGATAATCATCCCTCCGTAGCTGTATAGCAGGGAGCCGATGGGGCGATTGCTGACGTCAAGGTTGATACTGGCCAGGCTGACGTTCACTGAATACTCGATAGTTTTGCCACTGACCATCTGGCACGCTGCCGACAGCGAGGCGCAGTATCCGCCGGCCAGCAGAAGCGGTACCCCTGATGCGATGATTTTTTTCATATTACTTCTCCTTTATTCCCGGCCGGCAGACCTGATGCGGCGTACCGCGGCTAACCTGTTGCGCCGCGTCGCCGCGGATGGCATAGGCCAACCGGCAGCGTTGCCCGCTGCGTTCGCCCCATACTACCGAGACGCTGCCGTCGGCCTGCGGCACCCGGGCATACAGCAGCCCGCCCTGACCGACGGCGCCAACCGCCCGACCGCTGTCGTCAAACACCTCCGCGCCCAGCGGGGGCGCCGCGCCATCCGGCAGCGTGACATGGGCAAACCAGGGATAGCCGGTACGCGTGACAAATTTGACCTTCACCGCCGCGCCCGAATCGGGCACCACCGTCGTGCTGCTGGAGACAATCTCCACATGGTCGTTCAGACCCTGCGGATCGAGATCCAGCCAGTTATCGGTAAAGGGATCGAGGTAAGGGATGATCGTAAAACCCTGGCGGTTTATTGGCTGTCCGAGGCGGTTTGCCACCCGAGCGCCCGCCGCGCCGGGCGCTTCCACAATGGCGAAAGTTTCCCCCAGTTCGGGGGTGGCGGTCATTCCGCCCTGATGCGCCACCAGGGCGCCCGATGCCCCCAGCGAGTACTGCTGCTGGTGGCGACCGGCGCTGGCACTGGCATTCAGGTACGCATAATCCGTACGCAGGCTACCGTTGCCCCCAACGCTGGCCTCGTGCGGGTTCTCCCGCGGCATGTCGTAGCTGGCGGTCAGGCCATAGCTAAAGGCATTTTTCTCGCCAGCGCTGCCGGTATAGCTGGACTGCAGCTGGCTGCCGTAGCTCTTATCATGGTTAAAGCGGGTAGTCAGGCTGCCCGCCTGCCCGAACGGCAGCGAAAAGGAGATGCCCACCACCTGATTATTGCGGTGATGAATATCCTGACTCTGCTGGGCGTACAGGTAGTAATTGAGCTGACCATAGCGGTTGGCGTACCCCAGCTGATAGGAGCGCCAGCGGTGGTGGCGGACATCCTCACTCCAGATTCCGTTAAACGACAGGCTGCCGCTGCCGGCCTGCTGAGACAACGTCGCGCTGTAGCGGGTCATCTCCCGCCAGTCGTTGGGGTGACGGTCGTGCTCCCGGACGGCGTCGCGAATGGAACGATAGTTGCCGTCGTTGCTGTGGCTCATCGAGACCAGCATCCGCGTATCGGACGCGAAGGATTTTGATGCGGATACCCGCCAGCGATACCCCTCCTGCCAGCCGCGTTCCCTGCCCTTCGCCGCAGAACGGGAAAGATCGACCGCCAGCGCCCCCCAGTAGGTATTGAAGGCGCTGCCGACCAGCGTCGAGTAATAATCCGTCGTCGCGTTGGCGCCGGAATAGCCGCTGACATAGTCATTGAAGCCGTACTGCACCGTGGCTTCGCCAAATCCCGGCCGCCCGGCGATCCCGTCCTCATCCAGATAGCCCAGCGACAGGTCATAGTAGACCGCGCCTGCCCGCACCAGGCCAGGCAGCGCGGCGTACGGCACGGTAAAGGTCTCCTGACTGCCGTCCGCCTCATGGATCGTTACCTGTAAATCGCCGCCGGCGTTGGTGGGATAGAGATCGTCAAAGGTGAATTTGCCCGGCGGAACCGTGGCCTCGTACAGCAGGGCGCCGTTCTGGGTGACCGTCACGCGGGCATTGGTGCGCGCCACGCCGCTAACCGACGGCGCAAAGCCGCGGCGGGAGCCCGGCAGCATGCGCACATCGGTAGCCAGCCTGCCGCCGATAAAACTGACGCTGTCAAAGAAGGTTCCGTCGGTCCATCCCTGACCCAGCCGTAACGTGGACGCCCAGTTCACTACACTTCTCTCAGCCCAGGTGGCAATGCTATCCCAGTGTGTATTCCCCTCCTGCGCCTGGTAGCTGGACTGGTGATGTAAACGCCAGCCAAAGGCGCGCAGGCTGGCATCCAGCCCGAGATAATGATGGCTGCTGCTATCCCCGTCGACGATGCTCTGATAGCTGTTGGCCTGATAGCGCAGCACTGCGGCGGGCACGCCGCTATCCACCTTCTTCAGGTTCACCGCCCCCCGATAATGGGGTTGCAGTAGCGCCTGGGGCATATTCACCCGCAGGACGTTTTCCCCGCTGTCATACTCCCAGCCGATCGCCTTATTGATCTGCGAAAAGCGCAGGCAGGTGGCCGCCGCCGGCCACTGGGCGTCCTTCAGCTGCAGGGCGTCGAACAGCGAGGGCGAGATGCAGGGCTCAAGCTGGCCATCGTGTTCCTGGATAACAAACGTTTCTTCCGCCAGGTCCCGGCCATTCACCGAGAGCGTGCTGCGATACTGTCCGGCGTGCAGCGGATTACCGTATTGATATTTCTGGAGATCAACCTGCGCGGCGCCGTGCAAATGGGCGCGGTTAAAACTAAACGCCTCTGCCGCCCATGCCTCCTGCCAGGGAAGGAGCAGCATCAACCCAAACTTGATCTCCCTGAGTTTCATAATAATGTCCTTACTGAGGATAATTATGATTCACTACCGCGCCGTAATCATTGATGGTGGTGAAGCTGAATTTCTCCGGCAGCGTACGCAGCGCGACCCCTTTAAGCGCGATCTCCAGCGAGGAAAAAGGGGCGACCATGCCAGCGGACTGTTTTTGTCCGTTAAGGGTGATGCTGTCGATGGTGATATAGCGCGATGAGGCATTGCTCACCCGCAGCCCATTGCCCGTGGGAGCCAGCGCCCAGCGCAGGGCATTCACCGGCGCCATTTTTTCCGCCGCCACGCCTGCCGGACGGTAAAACAGCTTGATACGCGACCGTATCGCGAGCTGGAGGTAATTGATTGCCGTGCCGTTTTTCGGCTCAGGCGGGATGTCCAGCAGATTAAACCAGAACAGCGACTCCCGATCCTGCGGCAGACGGCTGCCGTTGAACACCAGGCGCCAGCTTTGGCCCTTTCCCGGCTCGATACGCACAATCGGCGGCAGCACAATAAACGGCGCCGAATCTTTTTCCGGTTGATTTTGCACGCGGCCATCGTCGACCCAGACCTGCGTCAGAGAGGGGGTCTCCCCCATATTGGTGGCCCGGACGGCGATCTCTTTTTTGTCGCCGGGAAAAATAATCCGTGTGCCGTCAATAACCATGCTGGCGTCCGCCGAGGGTAAAATGCAGGACAGCAGCCATGCCAGAACCATACGCCGCATATTCACCTCCTCCTTGCCGGGTGGATAAACGGCCCCTGAGCGGGGCCGTGGACAGGGTTTACGGATAGACCACCGTAAAGTTGACGTAGGTAGCGACTTTTCCAGCCGTAGCGGCGTCGGTCGCATAGTAGCGGGCATAGAAAGGCAGCGAGGCGGAACCATCCTGCTCAGCCACCGCCACCGGGATCACGTCCGGGCGAGCAATGGTGCCGTCTGCAGCGACCGCCGGGCTCTCCGCGAGGTTAATCGGCGTAAACCGGGTGTTCAGCAGTTCCACATCGACGTTTTCTGCTTCCGTGCCGTCAGACAGGGTATTTTTTAGTCGGCCCTCCGTGGAAACGTATTGATCTTTCTCGAAGTACACCGAGACATCAGCCCCTGGGGTGCAGCTCGTCAGATCGATGGTGAAGGGAACCACGCCCGCCGTCTCACCCGCGCTGCTGAGCGCTGAACGCTGGACCGTCGGCAGGGTCACCGTCTTATCTTTATTCACTACCGTACAAGTATTTTCGATGACTTCACCATTAAAGGTGACTTTGCCATCAGCAGCCTGTGCCGCTACCGGAGAAAGCATCATCATCACCACGAAAGATGCCATTCCTCTGCTGTATTTTTTCATATTCACTCCTCATCACCACGCTTATGGAGAATCGTTCAGGAAATACCCCTGGCGTACTTTATACGTACAATTTATTAATACTCATTCCATTGGATTAACCAGTTATCTTTTAACCCCTTCCCTGCACTGACATCCTACTCACTTCATTGTTTATTATTCAAATTCGCCACCAGGACCATTTCTACTTTTTATAGAAAAGTCTTAACTCCATTCTGAAAAAGAAATAAAAGAAACCCACATTAAAAACATAACTCATTGTAAATAAATGATAATTTTTATTTTTTGCTTTCCATACAACATTCGCAAAATGCGATCTAAATATCTCATCCTCATTATTAACCACCTCCTCCCACGTTCTCCCCCCTCGATTGAAAGCGCAGGGAGTATGTTATTTCAGACGGGTATTCTCTACAGTAAATTGTCGAATCAGGCAGGACAGCATGCACAGCGTATTTATGCCAGGAGGTCATTATGTTGATCTGCATTGCGGATTCAGAATATTTTAATATTGCGCTGAAGGCGTATATTAATGAACCAAACAGCAAGCCTCTGGATATTAAAGAAATGCTCTGTTACCCGTTTAGCGGACAGAGTGAGATGTTCTATACTTTTTTTGCGACCGATGCCGGAGCCCGGTTAAGCACCATCCTTATTGATTACAGCAGCGTCAGCATCGAAGTACTGCAGGTCGCGCTCAGTTTAAAATCGTTTAATCCCCTGATCCGGATCTTTATTTTTGCCAAATCAGGCTACCCGTTGAGCGAGCTCGAAAGCAGCCTCGCCATTGTGCTTGGCGCAGAGTTCATCACCAGTTTTGCCGGGCTCAGTACGGCCCTTGCCCGCGCTCCGCGCTGGACGTCGCCCCCCGCCGACAAGCTCTATATCGCCATACCTGACAGCTATAACCTGACCCGTAAGGAAACTTTTTTAATCAGCCTGTTGATGGGGGGAATGCCGTTGTGTCACATGGCCAGCACCATGCAGCTCACGATCAAACGGGTCTACTACTACCGTTCACGCGTCCTTAGCAAGCTGGCGGTGAAAAATAACGTGGAACTGATGAACAAAGTTCAGGGGATGGTGTTGCGCCACTACCGACAGGAGACAGGCCATGAAATCGTATCTCTACGCTAAAAATCGCCTCATGTTGATTATCCTGAGCTGGCTAAGCGCAGACGAGGCGTTGCCATCTCGTCACGATTTCCAGCAGACTGAAGCCATCCTCAGCACCCTGCATATACCGTATGTGCTGAAGTCTGACCTTGATCAACTGAAAGCTACGCTACAGCCATTACTCGCCACGCCCGGGCCGCAAACCTGTGAGGTAGGCGCTTTTCTCAGCGCCCTGTTGGCGCTGTATACCCGGTTAACCGAATATACCGCCGTCGAGCACTATCTGCTCTCCCGGCATCTCTAAGTAGCACCCCGCCTGGGCAGGAAGACGCCGCGCGCCTCCTGCCCGTACGCATTACCTTGGGTCAACAGACTGCTCGCCGCGTCGGGAGACGTAATCCCGATAG
This window encodes:
- the cadC gene encoding lysine decarboxylation/transport transcriptional activator CadC, whose translation is MLQPVVRVGEWLVTPSVNQISRKGRQLTLEPRLIDLLVFFARHPGEVLSRDELIENVWTRNVVTSHVVTQSISELRKSLKDGDDVSLEYIATVPKRGYKLTVPVIWCTEEGEELAPQVEALTPSSSTAIPVPPAAGGPPEAPDSSADLTAPVTAPAAAPAVASAPSARKRLTTALVWGLFLLALGTCVALVALSSMESRPPVNKARLLLNPRDIDIHLVNGNSCANWSSQHSYAVGLASLITTSLNTFSTFMVHDKTDYNINEPSSSGKTLTIEFVNQRHYRAQQCFMSVQLVDNADSSTMLDKRYFVTNDNQLTIQNDLMNSLSDALTQPWPARMQAMLRQYQPSQSVALTYFYQSHQLLMKGDVDSLSKASSLLDDVIKRAPDFIYAYAEKTLVDVLRHSQQPLDDKQLAALYSEVERVGEMPGIKDMAIYYQIKAVDSLGKGKVDEANTAINSAIDLEMSWLNYVLLGKVYEMKGENRLAADSYITAFNLRPGGDTLYWIENGVFQTSVNRVVPYLDNFLSSE
- a CDS encoding DUF1471 domain-containing protein yields the protein MKKVIVALALSAVAFGASAAQLITKEEVKHFKLTKVGPISVGPSGGEFSSPSDLHDQLSKLADEKGGKYYVITAAREHGPNFEATAEVYK
- a CDS encoding Kdo(2)-lipid IV(A) acyltransferase → MSNLPKFSRALLHPRYWLLWLGIGFLWLLVQLPYPVIYRLGTALGRLAMRVMKSRARIARRNLELCFPEMSAADREALLVKNFESLGMGLMETGMAWFWPTHRVARWTETSGVNEVVELLEQKQGILLIGIHFLTLEMGARMYGMFTPGIGVYRPNDNPLIDWLQTWGRLRSNKTMLDRKNLKGMVRALKEGEILWYAPDHDYGPASSVFAPLFAVEQAATTTGTWMLAKMSGATIVPFVPRRKPNGMGYELISLTPERTPPLASAEVTAAWMNQIIEQCILMAPEQYMWLHRRFKTRPEGVPPRY
- a CDS encoding GNAT family N-acetyltransferase, with product MNYQLVKQVRENSPLRKSFIDLAVKTFDLSFEEWYQQGYWTDAYIPYAFVERNKVIANASANIIDLRWQGEPRRYIQIGTVMTEPDHRNKGLAGQLIHHILQDWQQEADAFFLFANPTTVDFYPKFGFTRSEEHQYIMPVSPRAGDFRKLDMDSADDVALLRHYYEKSNPFSPLRVEHNFGLLMFYCSAFMKHFVYYSAKNEAVVIAMQNGPVLICFDLFCEEGKSLSTLVNELADDHVYQAILGFTPNEDRLGEYEKIEGEDILFVYDQKENLFKDRKLMFPLLAHA
- a CDS encoding fimbrial protein, with the protein product MKKIIASGVPLLLAGGYCASLSAACQMVSGKTIEYSVNVSLASINLDVSNRPIGSLLYSYGGMIITNNERWEIACSGSEPGGFQSIGGSRVGPAGDGKPGDIYSIDRLPGIGYSFQMGEQDGINFDPLFTAWPSAPVFSGQRAFQAENKKPTIYFWRIADNGGLPPPGEYCFNDYLGDIYLGGVQAMRFSVSGLCIQVKSPTCKITDDSKNINVFLGRHNKTAFTGLNSTTAPVPFNINLTNCENVGSVFMQFNATVDSAVAANEVIKIDDQPEGASGLGVQILSAGGALVPLNQVSQVWSGNKGSQTNYRLSYQARYIQTQPAVTAGEANASATFVATYN
- a CDS encoding fimbria/pilus outer membrane usher protein translates to MKLREIKFGLMLLLPWQEAWAAEAFSFNRAHLHGAAQVDLQKYQYGNPLHAGQYRSTLSVNGRDLAEETFVIQEHDGQLEPCISPSLFDALQLKDAQWPAAATCLRFSQINKAIGWEYDSGENVLRVNMPQALLQPHYRGAVNLKKVDSGVPAAVLRYQANSYQSIVDGDSSSHHYLGLDASLRAFGWRLHHQSSYQAQEGNTHWDSIATWAERSVVNWASTLRLGQGWTDGTFFDSVSFIGGRLATDVRMLPGSRRGFAPSVSGVARTNARVTVTQNGALLYEATVPPGKFTFDDLYPTNAGGDLQVTIHEADGSQETFTVPYAALPGLVRAGAVYYDLSLGYLDEDGIAGRPGFGEATVQYGFNDYVSGYSGANATTDYYSTLVGSAFNTYWGALAVDLSRSAAKGRERGWQEGYRWRVSASKSFASDTRMLVSMSHSNDGNYRSIRDAVREHDRHPNDWREMTRYSATLSQQAGSGSLSFNGIWSEDVRHHRWRSYQLGYANRYGQLNYYLYAQQSQDIHHRNNQVVGISFSLPFGQAGSLTTRFNHDKSYGSQLQSSYTGSAGEKNAFSYGLTASYDMPRENPHEASVGGNGSLRTDYAYLNASASAGRHQQQYSLGASGALVAHQGGMTATPELGETFAIVEAPGAAGARVANRLGQPINRQGFTIIPYLDPFTDNWLDLDPQGLNDHVEIVSSSTTVVPDSGAAVKVKFVTRTGYPWFAHVTLPDGAAPPLGAEVFDDSGRAVGAVGQGGLLYARVPQADGSVSVVWGERSGQRCRLAYAIRGDAAQQVSRGTPHQVCRPGIKEK
- a CDS encoding molecular chaperone, encoding MRRMVLAWLLSCILPSADASMVIDGTRIIFPGDKKEIAVRATNMGETPSLTQVWVDDGRVQNQPEKDSAPFIVLPPIVRIEPGKGQSWRLVFNGSRLPQDRESLFWFNLLDIPPEPKNGTAINYLQLAIRSRIKLFYRPAGVAAEKMAPVNALRWALAPTGNGLRVSNASSRYITIDSITLNGQKQSAGMVAPFSSLEIALKGVALRTLPEKFSFTTINDYGAVVNHNYPQ
- a CDS encoding fimbrial protein yields the protein MKKYSRGMASFVVMMMLSPVAAQAADGKVTFNGEVIENTCTVVNKDKTVTLPTVQRSALSSAGETAGVVPFTIDLTSCTPGADVSVYFEKDQYVSTEGRLKNTLSDGTEAENVDVELLNTRFTPINLAESPAVAADGTIARPDVIPVAVAEQDGSASLPFYARYYATDAATAGKVATYVNFTVVYP